Proteins encoded within one genomic window of Ascaphus truei isolate aAscTru1 chromosome 8, aAscTru1.hap1, whole genome shotgun sequence:
- the CLRN3 gene encoding clarin-3 codes for MPSKQKTLLFFSAFVASVGSFALICTSLGTREWVSSNVRFTGGNISGLVIITHGLFQGNHEKVVTEGIGLGSTKTPFQVFQKLADSSSIKVVQTMIIVFLVGGLLCSFLSSGITCLNSVSNPYLTYLGPLGVYIWASINGIFILLSIVLCAVNTEINEMSKYLAKVMDTSGDVFSKTQNTYGYSFWLLLLCILLNIVTIGIIYYYQHVRYSKKKEQERPMENASKDVILF; via the exons ATGCCATCAAAACAGAAGACATTGTTATTTTTCTCTGCCTTTGTAGCAAGTGTTGGATCATTTGCATTAATTTGTACAAGTTTAGGAACCAGAGAATGGGTTTCAAGTAATGTTCGTTTCACTGGAGGAAATATTTCTGGCCTTGTGATAATCACACATGGACTTTTTCAAGGAAACCATGAAAAGGTTGTGACTGAAGGAATTGGACTTGGCTCAACAAAAACGCCTTTTCAAG TTTTTCAGAAGTTGGCAGACTCGAGCAGCATTAAAGTTGTCCAGACCATGATAATTGTATTCCTAGTAGGCGGTCTGCTCTGTTCCTTCTTGAGTTCTGGGATTACTTGCTTGAACAGTGTAAGCAACCCCTACCTGACATACTTAGGACCTCTTGGCGTCTACATATGGGCGTCAATAAATG gCATCTTCATTCTTCTATCAATTGTTTTGTGCGCTGTGAACACAGAGATAAATGAAATGTCAAAATATCTGGCAAAAGTAATGGATACCTCCGGAGATGTGTTTTCCAAAACCCAAAATACATATGGATATTCATTTTGGCTATTGCTATTATGTATCCTTTTAAATATTGTTACCATAGGGATCATTTATTATTATCAGCACGTAAGATACAGCAAGAAGAAGGAGCAAGAAAGGCCAATGGAAAATGCATCCAAAgatgttattttattttga